ATACCACAAAACCTTGTGAGTATTTCATGAACATTACTTTTCTAATAAAAAAGTAATCGAACTCTAACAATTTATTGTGATCGATGTATTTATTGTGGAATTGTTCAAACGGTAAATCAATATTTAAACCTACAGATTTACCACCATTCATGTGAGCACCTTTATTGCCAGCTTCCATGATACCCGGGCCACCACCAGTAATTACACCATACCCTCTATCTGTTAATAAACGACCGCATTCTACTGCAATCTCATAATATGGATTAGTTTCTGCAGTACGAGCAGAACCAAAAATACTTACGCAAGGACCAATTTTAGCCAACTTCTCAAATCCATCTACAAACTCTGCCATGATTTTAAAAATCTGCCAGCTATCTGTTACTTTTATTTCTTGCCAATCTTTATTGGCAAATGCACTTCTTATCTTTTCTTCACTTGTCATTCTTAGTATATTATTTGTTGTTCATTGGTGTCATTGGTTCATTAGGCTGTATACAACAAATGAACTAGTGAACAATTGAACCAATTTAAAATTTAGTTTGTTGATCTGTTTTCTTGCTGATCAGTAATAAGCCTATAAAGGTAATCAATCCATTTACCAATATCAGTTCTACACTAAAAACATATCCTCCGAGTAAATCTTTCGAATTTGTTGCAAATAGATAGCATAGAATTGGAGCAACAATACAGACAATAGGAACTAATTTATCGTGCAAACCTCTGTTTTTCACAAATAAACCAAATGAATAAAGACCTAAAAGCGGTCCGTAAGTATAAGATGCTATTGTGAAAATTAAACTAACAACCGAGGAACTATTGAATGCATTGATAATTAAAATTACTAAAAACATCAATAGAGAAAAACCTATATGTACCATGTGTCTTTTCTTAACTGCATCTTTCTTCTCTAAGTTTTCCTTTTTGTTCATTCCTAAAAAATCTACGCAAAAAGATGTTGTTAAAGCTGTTAAGGCACTATCTGTAGTTGCAAATGTAGCAGCTGTTAAACCTAACATAAATACAATTGCAGGTACAGTTGTCAAATGATTTAAAGCTATTAATGGAAAAAGGATATCTGTTCTCGGCTTACCGGTAACTTGATCTAAGGGAATTTCTATCCCATTTTTAGAAGCAAAAATATAAAGAAGGGCTCCAACACTTAAAAAAAATATATTTAGAATCACAAATATTCCTGTAAACGTGAACATATTTTTTTTTGCTTCAGCGATGGTCTTCATACTTAGATTTTTTTGCATTAAATCTTGATCCAGACCAGTCATGGCAATCGTTACAAAAATACCTCCAATAAACTGTTTGCTGAGATGAAACTTACTTGATACAAAGTCATCTAAAAAGAAAATTTTAGAGTAGCTGCTACTTTTTATAGTTTCAAAAGCCTGTGGTATGTTTAAATCTAAACTACTGCAAACAAAATATATAGTTAAGAATACAGATAATACCAAAAAGAAGGTTTGCAGGGTGTCAGTAATGATAATGGTCTTTAAACCCCCCTTAAAAGTGTAAGACCATATAAGTCCTAATGATATTAAAACAGTTGCCCAAAAAGGGACGCCATAACTATCAAATATAAAACGTTGAAGTACCAAAACGACAAGGTATAGTCTTGCTGCCGAGCCCAAAGTACGGCTCAATAAAAATATTGATGCTGCTGTTTTATAACTGTAATGTCCTAGTCTTTGTTCAATATAGCTATAAATGGAAGTTAAGTTCATCCGATAATACAACGGTAAAAGCACTGTAGCTATAATGATAAAGCCAACAGCATTACCTAAAACAAACTGGAAATACTGAAACTGATTACCTGCTGGAGCACCAACTTCTCCTGGTACTGAAATAAAAGTTACCCCAGAAAGTGCCGTTCCAATCATCCCAAAAGCAACTAAATACCACTTAGAATTTTTGTTTGCCAAGAAAAAAGTAGAATTATCTGATGATTTTTTCGATGTAGCGAAAGCGATGATAATTAAAAGAGTAAAATACCCAATTAAGAAACACAATAGTACAGTTGGACTCATATTTAATATTTAGTTTTTAAATGTAAGAATTTACAATTTTAAATCAATTGATAGTGAAAAAATAAATAGAAGGAGTTATTGGTTGATGGACTATGGTCAATAGCTAAAATTGAAAACGGCAATCTTCATTTTATGTATTTTGGCTATCAACTATCAACTATCATCCACTGACCAAATAGCAAAATAACCAACCTTTTTTATTAAATTTGTAGAATGAACTTTTCTTCTCAACTGCTCGAAGATGCAGTCAATGAATTTTCAAAACTACCTGGCGTTGGGCAAAAAACGGCCTTACGTTTGGTGTTACATTTATTAAATAAGGAGGAAGAGGAAGTTTCCCACTTTGGCAATACTTTAATTAGGCTTAAAGCTGAAATTAAACATTGTAATATTTGTCATAACATTTCCGATCATCACACATGCAGTATTTGTACAGCTGCCAAAAGAGAAAAAGAGGTTATTTGTGTGGTTGAAGATACTCGTGATGTAATGGCCATTGAAAATACCAATCAGTTTTTTGGCGTTTACCATGTTTTAGGTGGATTAATTTCCCCTATGGACGGTGTAGGACCATCTGATTTGTATATTGATAGCTTGGTGCAAAGAGTAGCAACAACACCGGTAAAGGAAATTATCTTGGCATTAAGTGCAAATATGGAAGGGGACACGACATTATTTTATCTTCATAAAAGGCTCAAAGATTTTCAAATACCAATTACAACTATTGCTAGGGGTATCGCCTTTGGCGGAGAACTAGAATACGCTGATGAAATCACACTTGGCCGCTCAATTATTACTAGAGTTCCTTATGAAGGTTCTTTCCTTAAATAATTAACAATGAGAAAATTAATTGTTTTGATCCTTTTTGTTCTACTTGCAACAGCTGGTTTTGCACAAGTTAAAATTCATTCGCATAATGATTATGTGCAAAAACAACAATTCAGTTTAGCTTTCCAGAATAAAGTCTATCAAATAGAAGCGGATATTTTTGAGGTTAATGGTGAAGCAATTGTTGCGCATAGCAAAAAAGAAATTGACATCAAACAGACGCTAAATAAGCTATATCTTAATAAGATAGATTCACTGTTCAAGCTAAATAAAGGGAAAGTAAGTAATGATAAAAATTACACTTTTACCTTGATGATAGATTTTAAAACAAGTTGGGATGCAACTTTTCCAGCTTTTCAAAAACATATAGAAAAGTATGGCGAAATATTCAACAGGAGCAAGAACAAAAAAGCAGTTCAAATTGTAATTAGTGGTAACAGACCTGCAGATTCAATGTATCATACTTTTCCAAGTTGGGTTTATTTTGATGGTTTACCAAACATCAGCTATGCTAAAGCAGATTTAAAAAGAGTGACCATGATTAGCGATAATTTTGCTTCTTATTCTAAATGGAAAGGAATTGGTGAAATTCCTGCAGAAGATAAAGCAAAACTAAAAAAGATAATAGAACAAGCGCATAAATTGAACAAAGCAATGCGTTTTTGGGGTGCGCCAGATACACAAGATTGTTGGAGACAGCTCATTGATTTAGGAGCAGATATTATTAATACAGATAAAATAGTAGAGTGTAAAACTTACTTCGAGCATAAATAATGGATTTTAAGAATAAAGTTGTCGTAATTACCGGTGCATCATCTGGTATTGGTAAGGCATTGGCCGAGGAATTAGCAAAACGTGGTGCTAATGTTGTTTTAGGTGCTCGTCAGTACGTTACACTTTGTGAAATTACAGCAGAGCTGGAGGCAAAATACCAAGTAAAGGCTTTAGCGGTACAGTGTGATGTAAGCAAAGAAAGCGATTGCGAAATGCTGGTTAAACAAACCTTAATCACCTTTGGTAAAATTGATGTATTGATAAACAACGCTGGGCTTTCTATGCGTGCTTTATTCAACGATGTTGATTTATCAGTTTTAAAAAACTTGATGGACGTTAATTTTTGGGGAACAGTTTATTGTACTAAATATGCTTTGCCAGAAATCTTAAAAACCAAAGGTAGTATAGTTGCTGTATCTTCAATTGCAGGTTATAGAGGCTTGCCAGGTAGAACTGGTTATTCAGCTTCAAAATTTGCGATGAATGGTTTTATGGAATCACTCAGAACAGAAAATCTAAAAACTGGAGTTCATGTGATGGTAGCTTGCCCTGGATTTACAACTTCCAACATCCGCGTGGCTGCACTGGCAAAAGATGGCTCGGCTCACGGAGAAACAAGTATGGAAGAAGGTAAGATGATGACATCTGAAGCTGTTGCTGCTATTATTAGTGATGGAATTGCAGAGAGAAAAAGAACTTTAATAATGACAGGACAAGGGAAATTAGCTGTTTGGGTTAATAAATTGTTTCCAGCATTCGCTGATAAAAAAGTATTCGACTTGTTTGCGAAAGAGAAAAATCCGTTGATTAGATAATGGAAGAAGTAAAATGCCTGCCTGCCGGACAGGCAGGTAAGAGGGAAGATGGGGCATGGTTCTCCTATCTCCTATCTCCTATCTCACATCTCAAAAACCTCTTTATGCTCTTCGCTTTCCTTGGCCAAATTTTTACGGGCTCGGCTCAAATTCGTGTAGCTAAAAATATCAATTATGCGGGTAATACTTACCAGGCGAATAAACTAAATATTTACCATAAAAAGGATAGTGTTCAAAATAGAGATGTTATTATTTTTGTACATGGAGGCTCGTGGAGTAGTGGTAAAAAAGAAACATATTGGTGGTTAGGTAGAAATTTGGCTAAAAACAATGTGGTTAGTGTAATCATCAATTATCCATTAGCCCCAAGTGCTACCTATAAAGAAATGGCTGCAGCTACAGCACAGGCTGTTAAATGGGTAAAAGATAGCGTTTCAACTTATGGAGGTAATCCTAATCGTATTTTTATAATGGGCCATTCGGCTGGTGCACATTTAGCCGAGTTAATTAACTCAGATCCTCAATTTTTTAAAACCGCTGGGATAATAAATCCAATAAAGGGAGTAATCTTAAATGATCCCTTTGGTTTAGATATGGAAGAGTATTTAACTAAGGCACAAAAAGATCATTATTACACAGACTTTTTAAGAACATTTAGCAACGAATCGAAAACGTGGCAAGCAGGTTCACCTTTGTTTTATGTTAAAAACATTAAAAATCCGCACCTTATTTTTTATGGAACAAAAACTTATGAAGCCATACAAATCCAATCGGAGCGAATTTATAAAACACTGCTAGAGCAACAAGTTCATGTTAAGCTAGAAAAAATAGAAGATAAAAAACATGTTCCTATGATTAGTCAGATGATTTGGGGAAGCAATCGCTTGTACAAAACCATTTTTGACTTTTTGAAGGAAACGAAGTAATCCCTTATAAAATTTCAACCAGTTTTATTGATCCATTTGAGTTTAAACAGAACTTTCCGTTAATTAATTTTGAGTTTGACTGTAATGCATTTGCAAATTCAGTACATAAAGTGCCACAATCAATATCAGCCTCATCTAATAATGTATAGCCTGAAACTGCATCTCCTTTTACATAATTAATCAAGTCGTTTTTTAATGTTAAATTGAATGTTACGCTTTCATCAACCTTTGTTTTAGAAAGTATTTGTTTCAGTTGATAGGCTTTAGAATTACCGTCAGCAGGAGGATTAAGGATTTCCGTTTCTACCACCAATATATCATAAACATAACCTGCCTCATAATCAAAACCAACTATTTGATCGTAAAATGCAGACCAGTTGGCACTTCCAATCTCATTCCCTTGTTGAGCTGATAAGGTAATAACTGGGCCATAAGGAGCAACTGCAGTTTGCTTAAATTGGTTTATTCTAATTTTAATCTGATTTTCTGTTTTTTCACAAGAAAGAAAAAAAGACGAAAGGGTTATGAGTGAGAGTAAAATTAAGTTTCTAGCGTTAGAGATGGTTTTTTTCATAAAAAATAGGATCGAGCTTTGTTAAGTTCAAATATAAAAATTAAACTATTAGTTACAACTAAGTGTTTAGTAATTTTTATGTTTGCTAACTAATTTTAAGAAAGTATACGAAGTTGGAAAATATACATAAGCATAAACCCTCGCCAAATCAATGGCAAGGGTTGTGCTAAACATTGGTAGATGTTTATATAAAGTTCTTACTATCATCCGATAAATAATACTTCATCCTATTGAATTACGTGAATAATTCAAGCAAAGAACATAGAAATAAAGTCTTTGTTTGGAGTATTCCTAAAAGAACTTGGATCATGAGGTTAAGCCAAAACCGTATTACTAAGTTTCGATAAATCTAATATTGTTACACCTTCCTCATCTTGAGACAGAACTGGAGAAAAGCGATTATGGAATAAAATATGGTCATCTAAATAAGACGCCCTACTATGAACAGTTTGCGAAAAAGTATCATCAAAAGCTTTCAAAAGAACTAAAACTTCTGTTTCTCCTTCAATCATTTCTTCTTTTGTCATTCCAAATAAAGGGCTTTTCTCATCTATTGGATGAACAACCGTCCAACTTAATGATAGCAATCCAATTTTATTTCTTTCTAGCTCCAAAGGAAAAAATCGCCTTGTTTTTTTACCATCAACCACTTGGTTTATCGTAAAAACCATTTGTACTTCTATCTCTATTAATTGATTGTTTCGCCCATTGGCCAACCTAAACATTAAACCTGTTATATCCTTATATGGCGCTACCACCATATTTTTACTATATAGAATTTTTGCATTTGGTCTAGAGAAACGGCCATATAATAATCCAGTTGCTAACGCAAAAGCTAGCAAACCTAACATAGACTCAAAGGCGGCAATACAACTTGTTAAAAATCCAACCGGACTAATGTGTCCATAGCCAACAGTAGAAATAGTTTGTGCTGAGAAAAAAAATGCATCAAAAAAATGGTCACGAGTGGTAGTTCCAGGCGCTCCGTTTAAATTCTCAATTCCAATTAAGACATAAATCGAAGCGAATAAAATATTTATGGCTAAATATGCTGTCAAAATAATAAACATAAATTTTCGCCATGACATAGAAATTAGCCAATTGTAAGTGTCGTTAGAACTAAATATGGGAAGTCCAACTCTTTTAACATTCGAAGTTCCATCGGCATTCATCATCCTTTGGTCTTTACCCATTGGTCTTTTGCCAAAGCCTAAATCGTCTTCAACGTGTTGTTTCCTTTTAATAAATGCCATATTTCTAAATTATTTTGAGAAAGATTTTGCAAATTAACTTATTATTAGGCTCACCTAAATGTTACCCAATAATAGTCAATAATAAAGATTTTGAAAGTATTTTAGCTAACCTAAATTCGATATAATGAAGAAAATTTTTACGCTACTTTTATGCTCCCTATTTGCAATTACTGCAAATGCAGAAACCAAACCGCAATGGATGCGTTATCCATCAATTTCGCCCGATGGAAGTACTATTGTATTTACTTTTAAAGGCGATTTATATAAAATTTCTAGTGCTGGAGGAACAGCTCAGCAAATCACATTTCATGATGCCCATGATTTTATGCCAGTATGGAGCAAGGATGGTAAACAAATTGCGTTTGCTTCAAATCGCTATGGCAATTTTGATATTTTTATCATGAGCTCAAATGGAGGTACAGCAAAAAGATTAACCTATC
The sequence above is drawn from the Pedobacter frigiditerrae genome and encodes:
- a CDS encoding TIGR00730 family Rossman fold protein, giving the protein MTSEEKIRSAFANKDWQEIKVTDSWQIFKIMAEFVDGFEKLAKIGPCVSIFGSARTAETNPYYEIAVECGRLLTDRGYGVITGGGPGIMEAGNKGAHMNGGKSVGLNIDLPFEQFHNKYIDHNKLLEFDYFFIRKVMFMKYSQGFVVLPGGMGTMDELFEAITLIQTGKIARFPIVLVGKAYWGGLVEWIKSTMLEKEHNIHAEDLNLFRLVDTAEEAAEHIFRFYDKYVLKPNF
- a CDS encoding sodium:solute symporter; this encodes MSPTVLLCFLIGYFTLLIIIAFATSKKSSDNSTFFLANKNSKWYLVAFGMIGTALSGVTFISVPGEVGAPAGNQFQYFQFVLGNAVGFIIIATVLLPLYYRMNLTSIYSYIEQRLGHYSYKTAASIFLLSRTLGSAARLYLVVLVLQRFIFDSYGVPFWATVLISLGLIWSYTFKGGLKTIIITDTLQTFFLVLSVFLTIYFVCSSLDLNIPQAFETIKSSSYSKIFFLDDFVSSKFHLSKQFIGGIFVTIAMTGLDQDLMQKNLSMKTIAEAKKNMFTFTGIFVILNIFFLSVGALLYIFASKNGIEIPLDQVTGKPRTDILFPLIALNHLTTVPAIVFMLGLTAATFATTDSALTALTTSFCVDFLGMNKKENLEKKDAVKKRHMVHIGFSLLMFLVILIINAFNSSSVVSLIFTIASYTYGPLLGLYSFGLFVKNRGLHDKLVPIVCIVAPILCYLFATNSKDLLGGYVFSVELILVNGLITFIGLLLISKKTDQQTKF
- a CDS encoding phosphatidylinositol-specific phospholipase C/glycerophosphodiester phosphodiesterase family protein; this translates as MRKLIVLILFVLLATAGFAQVKIHSHNDYVQKQQFSLAFQNKVYQIEADIFEVNGEAIVAHSKKEIDIKQTLNKLYLNKIDSLFKLNKGKVSNDKNYTFTLMIDFKTSWDATFPAFQKHIEKYGEIFNRSKNKKAVQIVISGNRPADSMYHTFPSWVYFDGLPNISYAKADLKRVTMISDNFASYSKWKGIGEIPAEDKAKLKKIIEQAHKLNKAMRFWGAPDTQDCWRQLIDLGADIINTDKIVECKTYFEHK
- a CDS encoding SDR family oxidoreductase, with the protein product MDFKNKVVVITGASSGIGKALAEELAKRGANVVLGARQYVTLCEITAELEAKYQVKALAVQCDVSKESDCEMLVKQTLITFGKIDVLINNAGLSMRALFNDVDLSVLKNLMDVNFWGTVYCTKYALPEILKTKGSIVAVSSIAGYRGLPGRTGYSASKFAMNGFMESLRTENLKTGVHVMVACPGFTTSNIRVAALAKDGSAHGETSMEEGKMMTSEAVAAIISDGIAERKRTLIMTGQGKLAVWVNKLFPAFADKKVFDLFAKEKNPLIR
- a CDS encoding DUF4377 domain-containing protein, which translates into the protein MKKTISNARNLILLSLITLSSFFLSCEKTENQIKIRINQFKQTAVAPYGPVITLSAQQGNEIGSANWSAFYDQIVGFDYEAGYVYDILVVETEILNPPADGNSKAYQLKQILSKTKVDESVTFNLTLKNDLINYVKGDAVSGYTLLDEADIDCGTLCTEFANALQSNSKLINGKFCLNSNGSIKLVEIL
- a CDS encoding ion channel, which produces MAFIKRKQHVEDDLGFGKRPMGKDQRMMNADGTSNVKRVGLPIFSSNDTYNWLISMSWRKFMFIILTAYLAINILFASIYVLIGIENLNGAPGTTTRDHFFDAFFFSAQTISTVGYGHISPVGFLTSCIAAFESMLGLLAFALATGLLYGRFSRPNAKILYSKNMVVAPYKDITGLMFRLANGRNNQLIEIEVQMVFTINQVVDGKKTRRFFPLELERNKIGLLSLSWTVVHPIDEKSPLFGMTKEEMIEGETEVLVLLKAFDDTFSQTVHSRASYLDDHILFHNRFSPVLSQDEEGVTILDLSKLSNTVLA
- a CDS encoding alpha/beta hydrolase — translated: MEEVKCLPAGQAGKREDGAWFSYLLSPISHLKNLFMLFAFLGQIFTGSAQIRVAKNINYAGNTYQANKLNIYHKKDSVQNRDVIIFVHGGSWSSGKKETYWWLGRNLAKNNVVSVIINYPLAPSATYKEMAAATAQAVKWVKDSVSTYGGNPNRIFIMGHSAGAHLAELINSDPQFFKTAGIINPIKGVILNDPFGLDMEEYLTKAQKDHYYTDFLRTFSNESKTWQAGSPLFYVKNIKNPHLIFYGTKTYEAIQIQSERIYKTLLEQQVHVKLEKIEDKKHVPMISQMIWGSNRLYKTIFDFLKETK
- the recR gene encoding recombination mediator RecR; this translates as MNFSSQLLEDAVNEFSKLPGVGQKTALRLVLHLLNKEEEEVSHFGNTLIRLKAEIKHCNICHNISDHHTCSICTAAKREKEVICVVEDTRDVMAIENTNQFFGVYHVLGGLISPMDGVGPSDLYIDSLVQRVATTPVKEIILALSANMEGDTTLFYLHKRLKDFQIPITTIARGIAFGGELEYADEITLGRSIITRVPYEGSFLK